The Triticum aestivum cultivar Chinese Spring chromosome 7B, IWGSC CS RefSeq v2.1, whole genome shotgun sequence genome window below encodes:
- the LOC123158439 gene encoding uncharacterized protein: MPGVGSATLARGWGTICRRGSSRRSSASWFVLFIAGCRRARRLALLFVDAAGLATPDDHNRHHAAYAMPPGRNQQQPTAQPQRAAQPRRCAQCGVASNKMCGLCRRMKYCSRECQLKHWHSDHKFKCEQMRLLDPVENLPCGVEANGKNNEKRKQRSNDCYPPNKRSKNSSSLMFDTEQVQVNGTGDEDGRSPTPSSAAPTRNSPLERKAEKELRKGGHGVVFQSGVQEMITVKKEMEVEKKQEKGSRGMEVKAMEERKVAIEEEKLRVLREEMCLKKMEQEYKIMFMDISALSETQRKYVELMRARILASRMGAGAIRSRNGTE, translated from the exons ATGCCAGGGGTCGGATCCGCAACTCTGGCGCGGGGCTGGGGCACGATTTGTCGGCGGGGATCCAGTCGGCGTTCGTCGGCTTCGTGGTTCGTGCTCTTCATCGCCGGctgccgccgcgcgcgccgcctcgcGCTACTTTTCGTCGACGCCGCGGGACTCGCCACCCCGGACGACCATAACCGCCACCACGCCGCCTACGCGATGCCGCCCGGGAGGAATCAGCAGCAGCCCACGGCGCAGCCGCAGAGGGCGGCCCAGCCGAGGCGCTGCGCGCAGTGCGGCGTCGCCAGCAACAAGATGTGCGGCTTGTGCAGGCGTATGAAATACTG TTCTCGAGAATGCCAGTTAAAGCATTGGCATTCTGACCACAAATTCAAGTGCGAGCAAATGAGATTATTGGATCCTGTTGAGAACTTACCCTGTGGAGTTGAGGCCAACGGTAAGAACAATGAGAAGAGGAAACAGAGGAGCAATGATTGTTATCCACCCAACAAGAGGTCAAAGAATTCATCATCTCTGATGTTTGACACAGAGCAAGTCCAAGTCAATGGTACTGGTGATGAGGATGGTCGAAGTCCCACACCAAGCTCGGCGGCGCCCACCAGAAACAGTCCGTTGGAGAGGAAGGCTGAGAAGGAGCTGAGAAAAGGAGGACATGGTGTTGTGTTCCAGTCCGGGGTCCAAGAGATGATCACTGTAAAAAAGGAGATGGAGGTAGAGAAAAAGCAAGAGAAGGGATCAAGGGGGATGGAGGTCAAGGCCATGGAGGAGCGCAAGGTGGCAATTGAAGAAGAGAAGTTGAGAGTCCTTAGAGAGGAAATGTGCCTAAAGAAGATGGAGCAAGAATATAAGATCATGTTCATGGACATCAGTGCGCTCAGTGAAACACAAAGAAAGTATGTGGAACTAATGCGTGCGCGGATTCTAGCATCAAGGATGGGAGCGGGTGCTATTCGGAGTAGAAATGGGACTGAGTGA
- the LOC123162328 gene encoding uncharacterized protein, with amino-acid sequence MISQGARVRSQRLVRLPESRLVLVSQDHMRILYKSLDLSKSGCSYEGGKEPGSTMKIEARDAFNNVAHGSLDHRCLLYHGIGGASFVQVTGFLDVCEVNLSHAVEIRPHGDLVTMKLTVESGGATPVKVLPSKVSMPEGDEALCKAVDGGPLFDDHGNFVGMNIFSDKGRYVFVEKSVIVEKLRSRARQERYRHYRNTDDGRRRREDDMCTLEKRTRRKFTPY; translated from the exons ATGATCTCACAAGGAGCACGAGTGAGGAGCCAACGACTCGTGAGGCTGCCGGAGAGCCGATTGGTTCTTGTCTCCCAAGATCACATGAGAATCTTATATAAGAGTCTTGACCTCAGCAAATCTGGCTGCAGCTATGAGGGGGGAAAAGAGCCCGGCTCTACCATGAAG ATTGAAGCACGCGATGCATTTAATAACGTTGCCCATGGAAGCTTGGACCATCGTTGTTTGTTATATCATGGGATTGGTGGGGCTTCTTTTGTCCAAGTGACAGGGTTCCTTGATGTCTGTGAAGTAAATCTCAGTCATGCAGTGGAAATTCGGCCCCACGGTGACCTAGTAACCATGAAACTTACCGTTGAGTCTGGTGGAGCTACGCCTGTGAAAGTGCTCCCAAGTAAAGTTTCAATGCCTGAAGGTGATGAAGCGCTTTGTAAG GCTGTTGATGGCGGGCCACTGTTCGATGATCATGGGAACTTTGTTGGCATGAACATTTTCTCCGACAAGGGAAGATATGTTTTTGTGGAAAAGAGTGTAATTGTTGAAAAATTGAGGTCACGCGCACGACAGGAACGATATAG ACACTACCGGAATACAGATGATGGCCGGCGGCGTAGAGAGGATGACATGTGTACTCTGGAAAAAAGAACTAGGAGGAAATTTACACCGTATTAG
- the LOC123162493 gene encoding uncharacterized protein isoform X1, producing the protein MYLSLLTWTSALDRSRASTYPTGPLRPTNARDTHPDPNATVRHPPKPSAAAAAGQVARTRRTRRRQSTAATGWGLGGLLHSGTFSGGSRPPAAQQAAAPGLQRRIKRRLRRRPQLRLRRRLHQRLQRATARAEVGDFSECQKMEGRGKGLANSKKRGRDLKRYFEVIGSDSSSKTNPSTRESVNISANVNHQDQVTSMEVDHENLMPTEQVEEQTTDSVEAIVEENVEVHGIEGITIFSEDYIKGDPGLRIPLDSFAPNIRDDVRFAYIRMGATQPTSCTFPPNRDGRCFRPQWYKDFVWLEYSVTTHKAYCFCCYLFKHDRIDDKFGHDVFSKLDFDCWKNAVAAFRKHVGGPCSIHNISKTACDDFKNQGASVKSKVTTYSQGSLVKYETRVDTSLGIVSYLALQGEPFRGHDESSSSLNKGNFLELLDWVKERIPEVKVAFDELCPQNAKMTSGTIQKELVKHCATAVTTVIKEEMGDCLFTVLIDECRDISVKEQMAVVVRYVSTSSCKRKDKLLDKQKEDLLDKIERGEMPTGRGKNQETSLVRPGDTRWGSHYTTLSRIESMWDAVIEVLGIVEDDVRVPCRAGGLVHQMETFSFVFILKMMLKILRITNDLSLLLQKKDQNVVQAMSLVTDVRTRLVNWRNDGWEPLLEDVKVFCTKNDIPIPSMDDIFTKWGKSRKGGRNNVTADHFFRVDTFYAAIDSITTEFDHRFNEVSSELLQNFSCLDPRNSFSRFNLNKLARLTEIYHDDFSDYEREHIEDNLDLFIIHMRRIEDFRACHDIASLAKMMVELERHVMFPTVYRLIELALLLPVATATVERAFSSMKIIKTELHSKMTDGWLNDLMVCYIEREIFKSIDLGKIKQDFQNEGRALPLPGSSRRH; encoded by the exons ATGTATCTATCGCTTTTGACCTGGACATCGGCGCTCGACCGCTCGAGAGCCTCGACGTACCCCACTGGCCCACTCAGACCCACCAACGCGCGCGACACCCACCCAGACCCAAACGCGACAGTGCGACACCCACCCAAAcctagcgcggcggcggcggctggccaggTCGCGAGGACCAGGCGGACGCGACGACGGCAGTCGACGGCGGCAACGGGCTGGGGGCTTGGAGGGCTGTTGCACAGCGGCACCTTCAGCGGCGGCTCCAGGCCTCCCGCGGCGCAGCAAGCGGCGGCTCCAGGCCTCCAGCGGCGCATcaagcggcggctccggcggcggccgcAGCTGCGGCTCCGTCGACGACTTCACCAGCGGCTCCAGCGGGCGACGGCGAGAGCCGAAGTCGGGGATTTTTCTG AGTGCCAGAAGatggaaggaagggggaagggactAGCAAATTCAAAGAAAAGGGGAAGAG ATTTGAAAAGGTATTTTGAAGTGATTGGTAGTGACAGCAGCTCAAAAACGAATCCAAGCACCCGCGAAAGTGTCAATATTTCAGCAAATGTCAATCATCAAGATCAAGTGACTTCCATGGAAGTAGATCATGAAAATTTGATGCCAACCGAACAAGTGGAAGAACAAACTACAGATTCCGTCGAAGCTATAGTGGAAGAGAATGTTGAAGTTCACGGGATTGAAGGTATAACTATTTTTAGTGAAGATTACATAAAGGGTGATCCAGGACTTCGCATTCCACTCGATAGTTTTGCCCCCAACATTAGAGATGATGTTAGATTTGCTTATATACGAATGGGTGCAACTCAACCAACTAGTTGCACTTTCCCCCCAAATAGAGATGGAAGATGCTTCCGGCCACAATGGTATAAGGATTTTGTTTGGTTGGAATATAGTGTAACAACACATAAGGCTTATTGCTTCTGTTGCTATCTTTTTAAGCATGACCGAATAGATGATAAATTTGGGCATGATGTCTTCTCCAAATTGGATTTTGACTGTTGGAAAAATGCGGTTGCGGCATTTCGTAAACATGTTGGTGGGCCATGTAGCATCCACAATATATCAAAAACAGCATGCGATGATTTTAAAAATCAAGGGGCAAGTGTGAAAAGTAAAGTTACAACTTACAGCCAAGGTTCACTTGTCAAGTATGAAACTCGTGTGGATACATCTTTGGGCATTGTAAGTTACCTAGCATTGCAAGGTGAACCATTTCGTGGACATGATGAATCCAGTTCTTCTTTGAACAAGGGGAATTTTTTAGAGTTGCTtgattgggtcaaagaaagaattcCGGAAGTGAAGGTTGCATTTGATGAGCTATGTCCTCAAAATGCCAAAATGACTTCCGGGACAATTCAAAAAGAACTTGTCAAACATTGTGCAACTGCAGTCACCACAGTAATCAAAGAAGAGATGGGTGATTGTCTTTTCACTGTTCTTATTGATGAGTGTCGTGATATATCGGTGAAAGAACAAATGGCCGTGGTTGTCAGGTATGTCAGTACTTCATCTTGCAAGAGGAAGGATAAATTGCTTGACAAGCAAAAGGAAGATCTTTTGGATAAGATTGAGAGAGGTGAGATGCCCACAGGAAGAGGGAAAAATCAAGAAACATCGTTGGTCAGACCTGGAGACACAAGATGGGGATCTCATTACACAACCTTATCTCGCATTGAATCAATGTGGGATGCAGTCATAGAAGTTTTGGGCATTGTTGAGGATGATGTGCGTGTTCCATGTAGGGCAGGAGGTTTGGTTCATCAAATGGAGACCTTTAGCTTTGTGTTCATCCTGAAGATGATGCTAAAAATCCTTCGTATCACAAATGATTTATCTCTTCTATTGCAAAAGAAGGATCAAAATGTTGTTCAG GCAATGTCATTGGTTACAGATGTGAGAACACGTTTGGTCAACTGGAGAAATGATGGTTGGGAGCCACTCTTGGAAGATGTCAAAGTGTTTTGCACCAAAAACGACATTCCAATACCAAGTATGGATGACATCTTTACAAAGTGGGGTAAATCAAGAAAAGGTGGACGAAACAATGTGACGGCTGATCATTTTTTTCGTGTGGACACCTTCTATGCTGCTATAGACTCCATCACCACGGAGTTTGATCATCGTTTTAATGAGGTATCTTCAGAGCTGCTCCAGAACTTCTCTTGTCTTGACCCAAGAAACTCGTTTTCTAGGTTCAACTTGAATAAGCTTGCTAGGCTCACAGAGATTTATCATGATGATTTCTCTGACTATGAACGTGAACATATAGAAGATAACCTTGATCTATTCATTATCCATATGAGAAGAATTGAAGACTTTAGAGCTTGTCATGATATTGCAAGCCTAGCTAAAATgatggttgaacttgaaaggcatgtCATGTTTCCTACTGTTTATCGCCTCATTGAATTGGCATTGCTACTACCGGTAGCGACGGCAACTGTTGAAAGGGCCTTCTCATCAATGAAAATTATCAAGACTGAGTTGCACAGCAAGATGACCGATGGTTGGCTTAATGACTTGATGGTTTGTTACATTGAGCGAGAGATCTTCAAAAGTATAGATCTTGGTAAAATTAAGCAAGATTTTCAGAATGAAGGTAGGGCATTGCCATTGCCTGGGTCTTCTAGACGCCATTGA
- the LOC123162493 gene encoding uncharacterized protein isoform X2, whose translation MYLSLLTWTSALDRSRASTYPTGPLRPTNARDTHPDPNATVRHPPKPSAAAAAGQVARTRRTRRRQSTAATGWGLGGLLHSGTFSGGSRPPAAQQAAAPGLQRRIKRRLRRRPQLRLRRRLHQRLQRATARAEVGDFSECQKMEGRGKGLANSKKRGRDLKRYFEVIGSDSSSKTNPSTRESVNISANVNHQDQVTSMEVDHENLMPTEQVEEQTTDSVEAIVEENVEVHGIEGITIFSEDYIKGDPGLRIPLDSFAPNIRDDVRFAYIRMGATQPTSCTFPPNRDGRCFRPQWYKDFVWLEYSVTTHKAYCFCCYLFKHDRIDDKFGHDVFSKLDFDCWKNAVAAFRKHVGGPCSIHNISKTACDDFKNQGASVKSKVTTYSQGSLVKYETRVDTSLGIVSYLALQGEPFRGHDESSSSLNKGNFLELLDWVKERIPEVKVAFDELCPQNAKMTSGTIQKELVKHCATAVTTVIKEEMGDCLFTVLIDECRDISVKEQMAVVVRYVSTSSCKRKDKLLDKQKEDLLDKIERGEMPTGRGKNQETSLVRPGDTRWGSHYTTLSRIESMWDAVIEVLGIVEDDVRVPCRAGGLVHQMETFSFVFILKMMLKILRITNDLSLLLQKKDQNVVQM comes from the exons ATGTATCTATCGCTTTTGACCTGGACATCGGCGCTCGACCGCTCGAGAGCCTCGACGTACCCCACTGGCCCACTCAGACCCACCAACGCGCGCGACACCCACCCAGACCCAAACGCGACAGTGCGACACCCACCCAAAcctagcgcggcggcggcggctggccaggTCGCGAGGACCAGGCGGACGCGACGACGGCAGTCGACGGCGGCAACGGGCTGGGGGCTTGGAGGGCTGTTGCACAGCGGCACCTTCAGCGGCGGCTCCAGGCCTCCCGCGGCGCAGCAAGCGGCGGCTCCAGGCCTCCAGCGGCGCATcaagcggcggctccggcggcggccgcAGCTGCGGCTCCGTCGACGACTTCACCAGCGGCTCCAGCGGGCGACGGCGAGAGCCGAAGTCGGGGATTTTTCTG AGTGCCAGAAGatggaaggaagggggaagggactAGCAAATTCAAAGAAAAGGGGAAGAG ATTTGAAAAGGTATTTTGAAGTGATTGGTAGTGACAGCAGCTCAAAAACGAATCCAAGCACCCGCGAAAGTGTCAATATTTCAGCAAATGTCAATCATCAAGATCAAGTGACTTCCATGGAAGTAGATCATGAAAATTTGATGCCAACCGAACAAGTGGAAGAACAAACTACAGATTCCGTCGAAGCTATAGTGGAAGAGAATGTTGAAGTTCACGGGATTGAAGGTATAACTATTTTTAGTGAAGATTACATAAAGGGTGATCCAGGACTTCGCATTCCACTCGATAGTTTTGCCCCCAACATTAGAGATGATGTTAGATTTGCTTATATACGAATGGGTGCAACTCAACCAACTAGTTGCACTTTCCCCCCAAATAGAGATGGAAGATGCTTCCGGCCACAATGGTATAAGGATTTTGTTTGGTTGGAATATAGTGTAACAACACATAAGGCTTATTGCTTCTGTTGCTATCTTTTTAAGCATGACCGAATAGATGATAAATTTGGGCATGATGTCTTCTCCAAATTGGATTTTGACTGTTGGAAAAATGCGGTTGCGGCATTTCGTAAACATGTTGGTGGGCCATGTAGCATCCACAATATATCAAAAACAGCATGCGATGATTTTAAAAATCAAGGGGCAAGTGTGAAAAGTAAAGTTACAACTTACAGCCAAGGTTCACTTGTCAAGTATGAAACTCGTGTGGATACATCTTTGGGCATTGTAAGTTACCTAGCATTGCAAGGTGAACCATTTCGTGGACATGATGAATCCAGTTCTTCTTTGAACAAGGGGAATTTTTTAGAGTTGCTtgattgggtcaaagaaagaattcCGGAAGTGAAGGTTGCATTTGATGAGCTATGTCCTCAAAATGCCAAAATGACTTCCGGGACAATTCAAAAAGAACTTGTCAAACATTGTGCAACTGCAGTCACCACAGTAATCAAAGAAGAGATGGGTGATTGTCTTTTCACTGTTCTTATTGATGAGTGTCGTGATATATCGGTGAAAGAACAAATGGCCGTGGTTGTCAGGTATGTCAGTACTTCATCTTGCAAGAGGAAGGATAAATTGCTTGACAAGCAAAAGGAAGATCTTTTGGATAAGATTGAGAGAGGTGAGATGCCCACAGGAAGAGGGAAAAATCAAGAAACATCGTTGGTCAGACCTGGAGACACAAGATGGGGATCTCATTACACAACCTTATCTCGCATTGAATCAATGTGGGATGCAGTCATAGAAGTTTTGGGCATTGTTGAGGATGATGTGCGTGTTCCATGTAGGGCAGGAGGTTTGGTTCATCAAATGGAGACCTTTAGCTTTGTGTTCATCCTGAAGATGATGCTAAAAATCCTTCGTATCACAAATGATTTATCTCTTCTATTGCAAAAGAAGGATCAAAATGTTGTTCAG ATGTGA